A stretch of the Clostridia bacterium genome encodes the following:
- a CDS encoding FliA/WhiG family RNA polymerase sigma factor: MKPSREQMITAYLPLVKYVANRIPAKLPPHMEREDLISYGIIGLMDAWDKFDPSRGIKFETYASRRIRGAILDALRQNSWVPRSVVDKLKRVNQAFKSFEGTGEEPSEEAVASEAQMSVVELRQVLAEVNRMSVDSLEQFLTDDPEDNFRLADTLEDPDSPNPEALYIEKEMKERLATALSRLNERDHLVLSLYYHEGLTLKEIGAILEVSESRVSQLHARALLRLKYELEE; encoded by the coding sequence ATGAAACCGAGCCGGGAACAAATGATCACAGCCTACCTGCCCCTGGTGAAATACGTGGCAAACAGGATCCCGGCCAAGCTGCCGCCCCATATGGAAAGGGAAGACCTGATCAGTTATGGCATTATCGGGCTGATGGATGCTTGGGACAAATTCGACCCCAGCCGGGGGATTAAGTTTGAAACTTATGCCAGCCGGCGCATCCGGGGCGCCATTCTCGACGCTTTACGGCAGAACAGCTGGGTGCCTCGTTCTGTGGTGGATAAGCTCAAACGGGTGAACCAGGCTTTCAAAAGCTTCGAGGGGACAGGGGAAGAACCTTCCGAAGAGGCAGTGGCGTCGGAAGCCCAAATGAGCGTGGTTGAACTGCGGCAGGTACTGGCGGAAGTCAACCGCATGAGCGTGGATTCCCTGGAACAGTTCCTGACCGATGACCCGGAAGACAATTTCCGGCTGGCGGATACCCTGGAGGATCCGGACAGTCCCAATCCGGAGGCTTTGTACATAGAGAAGGAAATGAAAGAAAGGTTGGCAACGGCTTTGAGCCGGTTGAACGAGCGGGATCATTTAGTCCTCTCCCTGTACTACCATGAAGGTCTGACGTTAAAAGAGATTGGCGCCATTCTGGAGGTCTCGGAGTCCCGCGTATCCCAATTGCATGCCCGTGCCTTGCTGCGCCTGAAGTACGAACTGGAAGAGTAG